In Archangium violaceum, the following are encoded in one genomic region:
- a CDS encoding acyl-CoA dehydrogenase family protein — MEELLRFLLTESPAPTPLGSVEDWWARHLSLSSRFPLPVDVAFAGGFAADRLGYAFASGYHSALRALFPQLSREHRYALCVTEAGGGHPAAMQTRLTGSGAGPLRLEGTKAFVTLGTAADVLLVVATEGQDEQGRNRLRLVRLDSRRPGVTLTELPPPPFVPEVPHAELVLHEVEVAPEDVLPGDGYARYVKPFRTVEDCHVFAAVLGWLLQVARRSGWADEVREELLALAVTMRGLAQSDPTSPAVHLALGGAIDLCRRRVEELGPLWERVDEPTLERWERDKLLLNIAGKVRAKRREAARQKLSTPE; from the coding sequence ATGGAAGAGCTCCTGCGGTTCCTCCTCACCGAGTCACCCGCTCCCACGCCGCTAGGGTCCGTCGAGGACTGGTGGGCGCGGCACCTGAGCCTGTCCTCGCGCTTCCCCCTTCCGGTGGACGTGGCGTTCGCCGGGGGCTTCGCGGCGGACCGTTTGGGTTACGCATTCGCCTCGGGCTACCACTCCGCGCTGCGCGCCTTGTTCCCTCAACTGTCGCGCGAGCACCGGTACGCGCTGTGCGTCACCGAGGCTGGAGGCGGACATCCCGCCGCCATGCAGACCCGGCTCACCGGCTCTGGAGCGGGGCCTCTGCGACTGGAGGGGACCAAGGCCTTCGTCACCCTGGGCACCGCGGCGGACGTGCTGCTGGTGGTGGCCACCGAGGGACAGGACGAGCAGGGGCGCAACCGGCTTCGGCTGGTGCGGCTCGACTCGCGCCGGCCGGGAGTGACGCTCACCGAGCTGCCGCCACCGCCCTTCGTTCCGGAAGTACCCCACGCCGAGCTGGTGCTGCACGAGGTGGAGGTGGCACCCGAAGACGTGCTGCCCGGGGATGGCTATGCGCGCTACGTCAAACCGTTCCGCACGGTGGAGGACTGCCACGTGTTCGCGGCGGTACTCGGCTGGCTCCTGCAGGTGGCGCGGCGCTCGGGCTGGGCGGACGAGGTGCGGGAAGAACTGCTCGCCCTGGCGGTGACGATGCGAGGACTCGCGCAATCGGACCCGACCTCACCAGCGGTGCACCTGGCATTGGGCGGGGCGATCGACCTGTGCCGGAGAAGGGTAGAGGAGCTGGGACCGCTCTGGGAGCGAGTGGACGAGCCCACGCTCGAGCGCTGGGAAAGAGACAAGCTGCTGCTCAACATCGCGGGCAAGGTGCGAGCGAAGCGCCGGGAAGCGGCCCGCCAGAAACTGAGCACCCCCGAGTGA
- the xth gene encoding exodeoxyribonuclease III, protein MKIAAWNVNSVRARLDRLVDWLKSAQPDVVCLQELKCTEADFPMEAVREAGYHAAVHGQKTYNGVAILAKTEPTDVVRGLSDGVDDTHSRLIAATVNGVRVLSVYAPNGQEVDSEQYQYKLQWYGRLRRYLDTRHKPGEPLVLCGDWNVAPENIDVWDVALWEGQTLFTTKERNALKELCAFGLTDTFRKLHPDEQRFSWWDYRMLAFPKNKGLRIDHIFATEPMAKRLVAADVDREARKGKQPSDHAPVWAEFKD, encoded by the coding sequence ATGAAGATCGCTGCCTGGAACGTGAACTCGGTGCGTGCCCGCCTGGACAGGCTGGTGGACTGGCTGAAGAGCGCGCAACCGGACGTGGTGTGCCTGCAGGAGCTGAAGTGCACCGAAGCCGACTTCCCGATGGAGGCCGTGCGGGAGGCGGGCTACCACGCCGCGGTGCACGGGCAGAAGACGTACAACGGGGTGGCCATCCTGGCGAAGACGGAGCCGACGGACGTGGTGCGAGGCCTGTCGGACGGGGTGGACGACACGCACTCGCGGCTGATCGCGGCGACGGTGAACGGGGTGCGGGTGCTGAGCGTGTACGCGCCGAACGGGCAGGAGGTGGACTCGGAGCAGTACCAGTACAAGCTGCAGTGGTACGGGCGGCTGCGGCGCTACCTGGACACGCGGCATAAGCCGGGCGAGCCGCTGGTGCTGTGCGGTGACTGGAACGTGGCGCCGGAGAACATCGACGTATGGGACGTGGCGCTGTGGGAGGGGCAGACGCTCTTCACCACGAAGGAGCGCAACGCGCTCAAGGAGCTGTGCGCGTTCGGGCTGACGGACACGTTCCGCAAGCTGCACCCGGACGAGCAGCGGTTCAGCTGGTGGGACTACCGGATGCTGGCGTTCCCGAAGAACAAGGGGCTGCGCATCGACCACATCTTCGCGACGGAGCCGATGGCGAAGCGGCTGGTGGCGGCGGACGTGGATCGCGAGGCGCGCAAGGGCAAGCAGCCCTCGGACCACGCGCCGGTGTGGGCCGAGTTCAAGGACTGA
- a CDS encoding tetratricopeptide repeat protein, whose amino-acid sequence MKNLILSACFAALSLTACDASPFRRSQGLRPSSTPHLAATSLPSQQPREVVSRQELPLTIEDVPLPDEVPEVPVEDLAPAEPADSVALPHEQHLYPVDHLARARALREEGDLSGALTEARRAVHDAADDIEAAENALDALIRLARLTGQKQLAADAYAELSRLYPDGPEPLVEQARLLLELGDTEGALHSAEAAIELDPEYPETYQVLGRAHLSAGQLTEAIARFKQAVHLDPYHGYALNNLGLAYLHSGQDTLAAEALAQAAYLLPHVGYVHNNLGLAYERLGRYEEARMAFDTATRLSPRDLKARLNRDRLNHETGRATSPIPVPRPPV is encoded by the coding sequence ATGAAGAACCTCATCCTCTCCGCCTGCTTCGCCGCTCTCTCCCTCACCGCCTGTGATGCGAGCCCGTTCCGGCGTTCCCAGGGACTCCGCCCCTCTTCCACCCCGCACCTCGCGGCCACCTCGCTCCCCTCACAGCAGCCCCGCGAGGTCGTCTCCCGCCAGGAGCTGCCCCTCACCATCGAGGACGTCCCCCTGCCGGACGAGGTCCCCGAGGTGCCCGTCGAGGACCTCGCTCCCGCCGAGCCCGCGGACTCGGTCGCGCTCCCCCACGAGCAGCACCTCTATCCCGTGGACCACCTCGCCCGGGCCCGCGCGCTTCGCGAGGAGGGTGACCTCTCCGGTGCCCTCACCGAGGCCCGCCGCGCCGTTCACGACGCCGCCGACGACATCGAGGCCGCCGAGAATGCCCTCGACGCCCTCATCCGCCTCGCCCGCCTCACCGGCCAGAAGCAGCTCGCCGCCGACGCGTACGCGGAGCTCTCCCGCCTCTACCCCGACGGCCCCGAGCCCCTCGTCGAGCAGGCCCGCCTCCTCCTGGAGCTCGGTGACACCGAGGGCGCCCTCCACTCCGCCGAGGCCGCCATCGAGCTCGACCCCGAGTACCCGGAGACCTACCAGGTCCTCGGCCGCGCCCACCTGTCCGCCGGCCAGCTCACCGAGGCCATCGCCCGCTTCAAACAGGCCGTGCACCTCGACCCGTACCACGGGTACGCGCTCAACAACCTCGGGCTGGCCTACCTGCACTCCGGCCAGGACACCCTGGCCGCCGAGGCGCTCGCCCAGGCCGCCTACCTGCTGCCCCACGTAGGCTATGTTCACAACAACCTGGGTCTGGCCTATGAGCGGCTCGGCCGCTACGAGGAGGCCCGTATGGCCTTCGACACCGCCACGCGCCTGTCGCCCAGGGACCTCAAGGCCCGCCTCAACCGGGACCGGCTCAACCACGAGACCGGGCGGGCGACCAGCCCCATTCCGGTTCCTCGCCCGCCGGTCTAA